In Falco cherrug isolate bFalChe1 chromosome 2, bFalChe1.pri, whole genome shotgun sequence, the following are encoded in one genomic region:
- the IL18BP gene encoding interleukin-18-binding protein, whose product MPAEPPHPGENVTISCEAVSGLPELTLLYWLGNSSFVEKLHPDGAVHEGMVLEEPQGSGVVLHRDLHFISFSVWHLHTNFTCVVLSPLGVDTREVQWLPLAPAPAPTKSGGLGWEQGATPDG is encoded by the exons ATGCCAGCAGAGCCCCCCCACCCAG GCGAGAACGTGACTATTTCATGTGAGGCAGTGAGTGGCCTCCCCGAGCTCACGCTGCTCTACTGGCTGGGGAACAGCTCCTTCGTGGAGAAACTGCACCCGGATGGGGCCGTGCATGAAGGGATGGTGCT GGAGGAGCCACAGGGTTCAGGGGTGGTCCTGCACCGTGACCTGCACTTCATCTCCTTCAGCGTGTGGCACCTGCACACCAACTTCACCTGCGTGGTGCTCAGCCCCCTCGGCGTTGATACCAGGGAGGTGCAGTGGCTGCCCCTGGCACCAGCACCGGCCCCTACCAAGAGTGGAGGACTGGGCTGGGAACAGGGAGCAACTCCTGATGGGTGA